The following coding sequences lie in one Candidatus Paceibacterota bacterium genomic window:
- a CDS encoding ribonucleoside-diphosphate reductase subunit alpha: MSLSITKHDGSREPFNADQINRSIERACRGLMDPIAMVTQIATETRLTLYDGITTKELDQATINASLQNVKDDPSYDKVATRILLKTIYREVLGDYDKDSEAELIKKHRDGFINFIKKGVEEGKLDSRMEEKFNLRELSKTLDIERDELFQYAGLSTFLNRYALKNLDQSPRETPQYFFMRVAMGLSFNENKPTEWAKKFYNKMSKFEYIGGGSTNLGAGTTHPALSNCFLMEVQDDMAHIAKSVADVMMLSKASGGLGVSVSKLRAAGSPLKSNNGVSTGPTPFAKIMDTAIRAIQRGGKKKGALCFYLENWHIDFPEFIDWKHNAGDDYMRMRTANTAAYLSDEFMKRVRKAEMWYMFDPAETADLGELYGEAFSKRYNKYVELADQGKLKMAKKMPAVELYRKMLVSLQTTGHPWQIFKDTINLRALNNNTGTIHMSNLCTEICLPQDKDNIAVCNLASLNLAVHVINKEVNWGKLEESVRLAIRQLDNLIDINVLPVAEAERADKENRAVGLGVMGFADALEKMGLAYDSQPAYDFADRIFEFISYMAIDESARLADERGAYKNFAGSEWSKGHVPFDTISKIEKERGVPVSVTLESKHKGLNWDILREKVKKGIRNATLMAIAPNANIGLIAATTPGVDPRFAQVFSRNKISGKYLDINHNLVKDLKNLGVWEKVKDLIIEYQGDISNIAEIPEHIKAVYKTSFTTSPYGFIEVVARAQKWMDQAISRNMYLRTRDIDETMKIYMSAWEKGLKSTYYLHMEPRHTAEQSTVSVNKSQKMGRVGFGGLRKSTVAAAVVEEKTTDESELLADSAPATMIVEPVVSPIKEEDMVEPVMVAKIEKNIVETDKAVRTVESVSKTPKVETSDVAPAAVTPADPIAQSKKPNVRFIGAKTCPTDPAELNQCDSCQ; encoded by the coding sequence ATGAGCCTTTCAATCACCAAGCATGACGGTAGCCGCGAACCTTTTAATGCCGATCAAATTAATCGATCCATTGAAAGAGCTTGTCGCGGACTGATGGATCCGATTGCGATGGTTACTCAAATTGCTACTGAAACGCGACTGACTCTTTATGATGGAATCACTACCAAAGAACTTGATCAGGCTACCATCAATGCTTCTCTTCAAAATGTTAAAGATGACCCTTCATACGACAAGGTAGCTACTCGTATTCTTCTGAAAACCATTTATCGTGAGGTTTTGGGAGATTACGATAAGGATAGTGAAGCGGAATTAATTAAAAAACATCGCGACGGTTTCATTAACTTCATTAAAAAGGGAGTGGAAGAGGGTAAGCTCGATTCACGAATGGAAGAAAAATTTAATCTGCGTGAACTTTCCAAAACTTTAGATATTGAACGAGATGAATTATTTCAGTACGCCGGTCTTTCCACTTTTCTCAATCGTTATGCTCTGAAGAATTTAGATCAAAGTCCGCGCGAAACGCCGCAATATTTTTTCATGCGAGTGGCCATGGGACTTTCATTCAACGAAAACAAACCAACGGAGTGGGCCAAGAAGTTTTACAACAAGATGAGCAAATTTGAATACATTGGTGGCGGTTCCACCAATCTCGGCGCCGGAACAACTCACCCGGCACTTTCAAATTGTTTCCTGATGGAAGTGCAGGACGACATGGCGCACATTGCCAAGAGTGTGGCGGATGTGATGATGCTCTCTAAAGCTTCAGGCGGCCTGGGTGTTTCCGTTTCAAAATTACGAGCGGCCGGCTCACCTCTAAAATCAAACAATGGAGTTTCCACTGGTCCTACTCCTTTTGCCAAGATTATGGACACGGCCATTCGGGCTATTCAGCGAGGCGGCAAGAAAAAGGGGGCTCTCTGCTTCTATTTAGAGAATTGGCACATTGATTTTCCAGAATTTATTGACTGGAAGCACAACGCCGGCGATGACTACATGAGAATGAGAACCGCCAATACGGCCGCTTATCTTTCGGATGAATTCATGAAACGAGTCAGAAAAGCCGAGATGTGGTACATGTTTGATCCGGCTGAAACGGCTGACTTGGGAGAATTATACGGAGAAGCGTTCAGCAAGCGCTACAACAAGTACGTGGAGTTGGCTGATCAGGGTAAATTAAAGATGGCCAAGAAAATGCCAGCCGTAGAACTTTATCGTAAGATGCTCGTCTCTCTGCAGACCACCGGACACCCATGGCAGATTTTTAAAGACACCATTAATCTGCGAGCTCTCAACAACAACACCGGCACCATTCACATGTCTAATCTCTGCACGGAAATCTGTTTACCACAGGATAAGGATAATATTGCTGTCTGTAATCTGGCTTCACTTAACTTAGCCGTGCATGTCATTAATAAGGAAGTTAACTGGGGCAAATTGGAAGAGTCAGTACGATTAGCCATTCGGCAGCTTGACAACCTTATTGACATTAACGTTCTGCCGGTAGCCGAGGCGGAGCGAGCGGATAAAGAGAATCGGGCCGTCGGACTCGGAGTAATGGGCTTTGCCGATGCTCTGGAGAAAATGGGCTTGGCATATGATAGTCAGCCGGCATACGATTTTGCCGATCGAATTTTTGAATTCATTAGTTATATGGCTATTGATGAGAGCGCCCGATTGGCCGATGAGCGCGGAGCGTACAAAAACTTCGCCGGCTCCGAATGGTCAAAAGGTCACGTGCCATTCGACACTATTTCTAAAATCGAAAAAGAGAGAGGTGTTCCGGTTTCCGTCACTCTTGAGAGCAAACACAAAGGTCTTAACTGGGATATCTTGCGGGAGAAAGTTAAGAAGGGAATTAGAAACGCCACTCTGATGGCTATTGCTCCGAACGCCAATATCGGCTTAATTGCCGCTACTACGCCGGGAGTAGACCCACGTTTTGCTCAAGTTTTTTCTCGCAACAAGATTTCCGGCAAATATCTCGATATCAACCATAATCTAGTGAAGGATTTGAAGAACCTTGGGGTTTGGGAAAAGGTAAAAGATTTAATCATTGAATATCAAGGTGACATTTCCAACATTGCCGAGATTCCCGAACACATCAAGGCAGTTTATAAGACTTCATTTACCACTTCACCCTATGGCTTTATTGAAGTAGTAGCTCGGGCCCAGAAATGGATGGATCAGGCTATTTCGCGCAACATGTATCTGCGCACCCGTGACATTGATGAGACGATGAAGATTTATATGAGCGCTTGGGAGAAAGGATTAAAGAGTACTTACTATCTACACATGGAACCAAGACACACAGCCGAGCAAAGTACCGTCTCCGTCAATAAGTCGCAGAAGATGGGCCGGGTGGGCTTCGGCGGTCTTCGAAAGAGTACCGTAGCGGCTGCGGTGGTAGAGGAAAAGACCACCGATGAATCGGAACTTCTGGCAGACAGTGCTCCCGCTACCATGATTGTGGAACCGGTGGTTAGTCCGATTAAAGAAGAAGACATGGTTGAGCCGGTAATGGTAGCGAAGATAGAGAAAAACATCGTCGAGACTGACAAAGCCGTGAGAACTGTTGAGAGTGTCTCGAAAACTCCTAAAGTAGAAACTTCTGACGTTGCTCCAGCCGCCGTTACTCCCGCTGATCCAATTGCTCAATCTAAAAAGCCGAACGTTCGTTTTATCGGCGCCAAGACTTGCCCAACGGATCCGGCTGAATTAAATCAGTGCGATAGTTGTCAATAA